In Candidatus Pacearchaeota archaeon, the genomic stretch CAATTATCAATATGGCTTCTATCTTGGGAACAGTCGGTTTTAATGGGGCCGTATCTTATTGTGCTTCCAAAGGGGGAGTCAATCAATTAACTAAAACAAGCGCTATTGAATTAGCTAAATTAGGAATCAGGGTTAATTCTATTGCTCCTGGATTTATAAAAACAAATATGACCAAGGGAGTTCAGGAAGATGAAAAGACAAAAATGTTTATTGAAGGAATGACTCCTTTAGGGTATCTAGGTGAACCTGATGATATTGCTAATGCAGCCCTATATTTAGCCTCTGAGGATTCAAAATATGTGACTGGAAATATTCTATATGTTGATGGCGGATGGACGGCACAATAAAAAATTCTTCAAGCCAATTAAATATTTGACATTTAGCTTTTTATCTGATAATTTAATCACAAGCGAATTTTCGCTTGCGATTTATTATTGATACAAAATATGCCAACAATTAGACAACTAATTAAGAAGAATAGAAAGCCATTAAAGACGAAGACTAATACTCCGGGTCTTGCGTTTGGATTTAATCCTTTAAAAAACAGACCAAAGGAATATGACGCACCTTTTAAAAAGGGAGTATGTTTGAAAGTTTTTACAACTACACCGAAAAAACCTAACTCAGCTTTGAGAAAAGTTTGCAGAGTTAAATTAAGTAATGGAAACGAAGTTACAGCCTATATTCCTGGAGAAGGACACAATTTACAGGAGCACTCAATCGTTATGATCAGAGGAGGCAGAGTAAAAGATTTGCCAGGTGTGAGATATCACATTGTAAGAGGCAGATTTGACTGTTCAGGAGTTGAAGGTAGAAAACAACAGAGAAGCGCATATGGAGTTAAAAGACCAGTAAAAAAATAGTATATGGCAACAGGACTTAAATTTAAAAAGAAAGTTATAATGCCCGATTCAGTATACAACGATATTATGGTTGCTAAATTTATCAACCAAGTAATGACTAACGGGAAAAAAACAGTAGCCGAGAAAATAGTTTACGGCGCTTTTGATTTAATCAAAAATCAAACAAAAAAGAACCCTTTAGATGTTTTTAGATTAGCTATTCAGAATGTATCTCCAGTTCTTGAGGTAAAACCAAAAAGAGTCGGAGGAGCAACTTACCAAGTTCCAATGGAAGTTAAGGGAAATAGAAAATTGAGTTTAGCTATGAAATGGATGATTAATTCAGCTAAAGACAAGAAAGGTAAAGCAATGAAATTCAAGTTAGCTGATGAATTAATTGAAGCTTCAGAAAACAAAGGAAATGCAGTTAGAAAGAAAGAGAACGCTCACAAAATGGCAGAAGCCAATAGAGCATTTGCCCACTTTGCATGGTAATTTAATATATAAACCTATTTCCAAGCCAAATAGGTTTTGTGTTCTAAAATAAAAAAAATATTATGAGCCGCCAATATCCAATCGAAAAATATAGAAATATCGGAATTATTGCTCACATTGATGCAGGTAAAACTACAACTAGTGAGAGAGTTTTGTTTTATACCGGAATATCACATAAGATTGGTGAGGTTCACGAAGGTGCAGCCATAATGGATTGGATGGAACAAGAAAGAGAAAGAGGTATTACTATTACTTCTGCTGCTACAACTTGTTTTTGGTCTCCTGGTGATTATTTAAAGAAAGACAAAACAAACGAACACAGAATCAACCTTATCGACACTCCTGGACACATTGACTTCACTGCTGAAGTACAAAGAAGTTTAAGAGTCTTGGATGGCGCTGTGGTTGTTTTTGACGGTGTTGCTGGAGTAGAAGCTCAATCAGAAACTGTTTGGAGACAGGCTGACAGGTACCACGTTCCCAGAGTTTGTTTTATTAATAAATTAGACAGAATGGGTGCATCTTTTGAAAAAAGTTTGCAATCTATTTGGGACAAATTAACTATTAACGCGGTTGCGGTTCAATACCCAATCGGACAAGAAGAAGATTTTTCAGCCATTATTGATTTGATGGAAATGAAAGCTGTTAAATTTGAAGGAGAAATGGGAAAGGATGTTATCAAGTTCGATATTCCTGAGTCTTCTTTAGAAGAAGCTAAGAAATGGAGACACAAAATGGTTGAGAAGATTGTTGCCGAAGATGAGGCTCTAATGGAAAGATATTTAAACGGAGAAGAGATTTCAGTAGAAGATTTAAGAGGTGCTTTGAGAAAAGCAACTATTAGCTATAAATTAATTCCCGTTTTAATTGGAACATCTTTAAGAAACAAAGGAGTTCAATTAGTTTTGGATGCAGTAGTATATTACTTACCAAGTCCGTTGGATGTTCCTGCTATTAAAGGAGTTGACCCTAATGATGAAGAAATTAAATTAGAAAGACATCCTAAGGATGACGAGCCTTTCTCAGCCCTAGCTTTTAAAATTGCAACCGATCCTTTTGTTGGAACATTGACTTATGCCAGAGCTTATTCAGGACATTTCAATAAAGGAGGATATTTACTTAATACTGTTTCTGGAGAAAGAGAAAGAATCGGTAGAATTCTTCGTATGCATTCTAATGAAAGAGAAGAAGTAGAAGAAGTATATGCTGGAGATATCGTTGCTTTCGTTGGATTGAAAAATACAACTACTGGACACACTCTTTGTGATGAGTCAGGTCCAATCGTTCTAGAAAAGATTGTTTTCCCCGAACCAGTTATTTCAATTCAAGTAGAACCAAAAGCTAAAGCAGACCAAGAAAAAATGGGTGCTTCTCTGAAGAAACTACAAGAAGAAGATCCAACTTTTAGAATGGAAACTAATCAGGAATCTGGTGAAATGGTTTTATCAGGTATGGGAGAATTACATCTAGAAATTATTGTGGATAGATTAAAGAGAGAATTCGGAGTTGAAACTAATGTTGGTAGACCTCAAGTATCTTACCGAGAAACGATTGAGAGAAATGCTGATGCTGAATGTAAATACGTTAAGCAGACTGGAGGTAGAGGTCAATACGGTCACGTAAAGATTAAGCTTGAAGCGCTAGAAAGAGGAAAAGGATTTGAATTTGTTAATGAAATTAAAGGAGGTTCTATTCCAAGAGAATACATTCCTGCGATTGAAAAAGGAATTAAAGAAGCGATGGCAAAAGGTGTTGTTGCTGGATATCCTTTAGTCGACATGAAAGTTATTCTATGGGATGGTTCATTCCATGAAGTCGATTCTTCAGAAATGGCCTTTAAGATTGCTGGTTCAATGGCTTTGCAAGATGGAGCTAAAAAAGCAGGCGCTCATTTATTAGAACCAATTATGAAATTAGAAGTAGTTGTTCCACCAGATTTCTTGGGAGATGTTATCGGAGATGTATCAGCGAGAAGAGGTCAGATTGAAGAAACAGAAGATAGGCCAGGAGTCAAGGTTATCTACGCTAAAGTGCCTTTATCAGAAATGTTTAGTTATACAACTTCATTAAGATCATTAACTCAAGGAAGAGGAACATCATCAATGGAGTTTGATCATTACGAAAAGGTTCCGGGAAATATTGCCCAAGAAATAGTAGAGGGTAAAAGAAAATAATATGGAACTAAAAGAGATTCAAAAGATAATAGAGGAAGAAGGCGGCAAGATAGTTCTTGCTCAAGAAAATGGGCCAACCTTGATAATCATGAAATTAGAAGATTATAGAAACAAGAAAGAGACAAAGGCCGAAGTCAAGACGGAGCAAATTTCTAAAGTTCCACGAGAACTTGAAACAGAAACATTGAAGATTGACGACCTTCCTTTCTAGTAGGTTATTGACTTTTTTCGAAATTTGGTTAAAATAGATTTGTTAATTATAAACATTAATCCGTTCTTTTTTATTGTCAGTCGTAATAGTAGAAAAGAAGGGACATAAATAATAAAAAAAATAAATAATAAAAATATGGCAACAGAAGTTTTTACAAGAACAAAACCACACTTGAACGTGGGAACCATTGGTCACGTTGACCACGGTAAAACTACCTTAAGTGCGGCAATATTACATTGCTTAGCAATGAAGAATGGAAAGACGGCAGAAAAGTCAGTTGATCAGATTGACTCAGCTCCTGAAGAAAAAGCAAGAGGTGTTACTATTAACATCGCTCACTTAGAGTACGAAACAGACAAAAGGCACTATGCTCACATTGACTGTCCAGGACACGCTGACTACATTAAGAATATGATTACCGGTGCTGCTCAAATGGATGGAGCCGTATTAGTAGTTGCTGCTACTGATGGTCCTATGCCTCAAACAAGAGAGCACATTCTTTTAGCTCACCAAGTAGGTTTACCTTCATTGGTTGTATTTTTGAACAAATGCGACATGGTTGAAGATGCTGAAATGATTGATTTAGTTGAAGACGAAGTAAGACAACTATTAAAAAAGTATAATTTCCCAGGAGATGAGATTCCCGTAATCCGCGGTTCAGCTCTAAAAGCTTTAGAAGCTACATCTGTTGATGATCCTTGGGTTCAAAAAGTTTTAGAACTAGTAGATAAATTAGATACATATATCCCTGAACCAGTTAGAGACGTAGCTAAGCCTTTCTTAATGGCTATTGAAGATGTTTTTTCAATTGAAGGAAGAGGTACGGTTGCGACTGGTAGAATTGAAAGAGGTATTGTTAACTCTAACGAAGAAATTGAAGTTGTCGGTATTAGACCAACTCAAAAAACAACTGCAGTTTCTGTTGAAATGTTTAATAAATCATTATCAACTGGACAAGCTGGAGATAACGTCGGTATTTTATTAAGAGGTTTGAAGAAAGAAGATATTGAAAGAGGACAAGTTTTGGCTAAGCCAGGAACTATTACTCCTCATACAGAATTTACTGCTCAGATATATGTTTTAACAAAAGAAGAAGGCGGAAGACACACTCCATTTTTCTCAGGATACAAACCCCAATTCTTTATCCGTACAGCTGATATTACTGGAGATGTAATTTTAGCCGCTGGAACAGAAATGGTTATGCCTGGAGATACAGTTGAAGTAACTGTTAAGTTGATTGTTCCTGTAGCTTTGGAAGAAAAGCAAGGTTTTGCTATCAGAGAAGGAGGAAAGACAGTTGGAGCAGGTACTATAACTAAGATTATAAAGTAGAATAAATAAGATGTCAGCAGCCCTTAAAAAAACTGAAAAGGAAGTAACAGCGAAATTGAGAATCAAGCTTCGTGCCTATGACCACAAGGTCATTGATAAAAGCGCCCAGCAGATTATTGAAATGGCGCTAAGGTGCGGAGTTAAAATTGCTGGACCGATTCCTTTGCCGATTGAAATAAACAAGTTCACTGTAAACAGGTCAACTTTCGTTCACAAATCGGCTAGAGAGCAATTCGAAATGAGAATTCACAAAAGGGTTATTGATATTTTGAGTCCGAACCAGAAAGTGGTAGAGTCGTTAAAGTCATTGACTCTACCCGCTGGAGTGGATACCGAGATCAAGAGTATAATGTAGGTTAATTATTAAATAATTGATTTATATAATTAAAAATTAATTGAATATTTGATAGTACTAGTCTTTAAGGCTGGTTATCCGGTCTTTTTTTTGTAAAGTTATGAAATTCATATTAGGTAAAAAAATTGAAATGAGTCAGGTCTTCAAAGAGGACGGAACAGTAGTTCCCGTTACTCTTGTTCAGACTGGAGAATGTGGTGTTGTTCAGGTTAAAACCAAAGCAAAAGACGGATATGAAGCAATCAAGATTGGATTTGAATCTTTGCCTGAAAGAAAGATCAAAAAGACGGGAACACCATTTAGATATTTGAAAGAGTTCGAAGGAGATGTTAACGCATACAAGGCAGGAGATAAGATTTTGGCAAATGTTTTTACACCAGGAGATAAAATAAAAGTTTCCGGAGTATCTAAAGGAAAAGGATTCCAAGGAGGAGTAAAGAGGTGGGGATTTTCCGGAAAACTTTCTGCAACTCATGGTAACAAGCACGAACATAGAACATTAGGTTCTACTGGTTGTTCTATTCCAGCAAGAGTTATTAAGGGTAGAAAAATGCCTGGAAGAACTGGAAGCGACAGAATTTCTGTTAAGAATTTAGAAGTTGTAAAGGTTGATATGAAGAATAGTATTATAGCGATCAAAGGAGCAATTCCTGGGAGAAGAGGAACGCTTTTGGAAATTAGAGGATAAAATTATATGGCAAAGAAAGCAACAAAAATTGAAGAGGTGGTAGAGATTAAAACTGTTAAGACAGATTTACCAAAAGAAATATTTGAAGTTCCAATGAACTCTGATTTAGTTCATCAAGTTATTGTTTCTCAGATGGGAAACAGAAGAACAGTTGTTGCTCATGCTAAAGGAAGAGCTGAAGTATCTGGAGGTGGAATCAAACCTTGGAAACAGAAGGGAACAGGCCGCGCAAGGAGTGGTTCTAATACATCATCTATCTGGGTTGGTGGAGGTGTTTCTCATGGACCAACAAAAGACAGAAACTTCAAAAGAATTTTACCTAAAAATATTAAAAGAAAAGCTTTATTTGCTGCTTTATCAGACAAAGCCAGAGAAGGATTATTAGTTATTACTGAAACACTATCTTTAAAAGAAGCTAAGACTAAAGAAGCAAGAAGCTTATTAAAGAATATTGGAATTAGAGAAAGCTGTTTAGTAGTTTTGCCTAAATTAGATAAGAATGTTATCTTAGCAATGAGAAATTTGCCCAAGATTTCAACTATTCAAGCAAAAGACTTAAACTGTTTAGATGTTGTTTCATCAAAATATTTATTAACTGACAAGGAAGGAATTAGTGAGATTAAGAAAACATTTTTAGACTAGTATGGCATTGAATATTTTTAAAAAAGAAAAAGGAGTGAAGGCGAAGAAAGAAACTGTTAAGAAAGAGAACAAGGAAATTTCGACAACAATAAAAAGCGTATTGCAGTCTCCTTGTATTACTGAAAAAGCAGTTAACATGTCTAATACTGGAAACTTTTACGTTTTCCATGTTACAACAGATGCAAACAAGGTTGAAATTAAAAATGCGATTGAAGAGAGATACAAGGTTAACGTTATTCAAATAAGAACAATCAATATTCCTAGAAAGAAAATATCTAAAGGAAGAAAGATTGGATATAGAAGTGGATACAAGAAAGCCATTGTAAAAATTAAAGAAGGTCAAAAAATTGAAATTGTAGGACAATAATATGCAGAGAAAAACATTAAAATTGAAGAACCTACTTCCTTTATCTAAGAAGAAGCCAGAAAAGAATCTTCTAGTAAGAATTAAGAGAACAGGAGGAAGAGGAAGTAATGGTAGAATTACTTCTTGGCAAAAAGGAGGCGGAGCAAGAAAACTTTTAAGGCTGGTTGAGTTTGGACAGAAAAAAATGAATATCCCCGCAGAAGTTATTGCTCTAGAGTATGACCCTAATAGAAGTGCATTTTTAGCTTTGGTTCAATACGAAGACAAAGAAAAGAAATATATTATTGCTCCTGAAGGATTGAAAGCTGGAGATAAAATAATCTGCGCCGAAAAGGCAGAAGCTGATACTGGAAACAGAATGAAGTTGAAAAATATTCCAGAAGGAACTATAGTCTATAATGTTGAATTAGAACCAGGAAAGGGCGGAATATTAGTAAGATCAGCCGGAACAGGTGCAGTGTTACAAAACTATGAAGGTGGATATGCTAATTTAAAAATGCCTTCTTCAGAAATTAGAAAGATTCCTGGGGAATGTTTTGCCTCAATTGGAAAGGTTTCTAATTCTGAATACAGATTTATCAATTGGTCAAAAGCTGGAAAGAGCAGAAAGAAAGGAATTAGACCACACGTTAGAGGTTCTGTTATGAACCCCTGTGATCATCCTCATGGAGGTGGAGAATGTAGAACAGGAATCGGTTTAAAGCATCCAAAGACTCCTTGGGGAAAACCAGCATTAGGAGTTAAAACCAGAAAGAAGAATAAATGGACAGCGAAGTTAATTATTCAAAGAAGAGTTAAGAAGAAGAGAAAATAAATAATATGTCAAGAAGTCTAAAAAAAGGACCATATATCGATCCGAATGTCACAAAAAAGATTGCAGGAAAGAAACCAAGCGAAACGGCCGCCATTAAAACATGGTCGAGAGCTTGTACTATTAATCCCGAAATGATCGGCTTTACTTTTGGTGTGCATAATGGAAAGGATTTTCTTCAAGTAAGAGTTACTGAAGAAATGGTTGGTCACAAGTTAGGAGAATTTTCTCCAACAACTAAATTTTTAAGACACGGAGGAAAGGCAAGTAAAGAACAGGAGAAAGGAGCTGCTCCAGCACCCGCTGCAGTCGCACCAGCTAAAGTAAAATAATATGGCATTCAAAGTTGAATTAAATCATTTACATATTGCTCCAAGAAAGGCAAGATTAATTGCTGACTTGGTTAGAGGAAAGAAGGCGGAAGAAGCCCAGACGATTTTGAATTTCGCTATTAAGAGAGCAAGTGACCCAATATTGAAATTATTAAATTCAGCACTTGCTAATGCCAAGATAACAAAGAATATTTCAGCAACCGATTTGTTTATTTCTAAGATTACAGTTGATGAAGGTCCAGCCGGAAAGAGAGTTTTACCTAAATCAAGAGGAAGAGGAGAAATTATCAAGAAGAAAACTTCTCATGTAACTTTAGTTTTAGATATGAAGAAAGAAGACGTTAAAAAAAGCAAGAAAGGTAAAAAAGAGATTGTTAAAGAAGAAGCAAAAGTTGAGGAAAAGAAAGTTGAGAAAAAAGTAAAGAAAACAATAACAAAGAAGAAATAAAAAAATGAGTCACAAAGTTCACCCTAAAATTTTTAGAATCAGAGGAATCGAAGACTGGTTGTCACACGGTTTTTACGGTAATAAACCTTTGAAGAGTGTAAAAGAGGATTACATCATCAGGACTTTTTTGACCAATAAATTAAAAGAATCAAGCGTGGAAAAAGTTGAAATAGAAAGATACAGTAATAAAACAAGTGTTATTATCCATTCGGCCAGACCGGGATTGATTATCGGACGCGGCGGTGAAGGAATTGAAAAGATAAGGCTTGAATTATTGAAAGAAGTTTTCAAGAAGAATGATTTAGGATTAAAAGAATTAAGTGAATTAGGAAAGAGATTGAAATTAGAAGTAAGAGAGGTTTCTAATCCTTGGACTTCTTCAGTTTTGGTTAATCAGTGGATTGCCCAGAAGATTGAGAAAAGAACACCATTTAGAAAAACAATTAAACAAGCCATTGAAAAAGTTATGGCTAATAAGAATGTTAAAGGAGTAAAGATCATGGTTTCAGGTAGATTAGACGGAGCTCAGATTGCAAGATCAGAATGGCTAGAGAAAGGAAGATTACCCAGACAGACAATCAGAGCTGATATTGATTACGGATTCGGAGAAGCCAGATGTACCTATGGTGCAATTGGAATAAAGGTTTGGATATACAAAGGAGATAAATTTGAATAAAAATCATGTTAGCCCCAAAAAGATTAAAACATAGAAAACAGCAGAAGGGTAGAAGAAGTAGAAGAACCTTCGAAAGTAAAGGAACCAAAATCAGCTTCGGTAGTTTCGGATTGAAAGCAACTTCTGAAAAGTGGATTACTTCTAATCAATTAGAGGCCTGCAGAAGAGCGATTATTCGATATCTAAAGAAAGGAGGAAAGTTGTGGATTAGAGTATTTCCTGATAAGGTAAGAACTAAGAAGGGACAAGAAGTGCCGATGGGAGGAGGTAAAGGTTCACTTGACCATTACGTATTTCCAGTTAAACCAGGTAGAGTGTTGTTCGAATTAGAAGGAATCCCTGAAGCGGATGCCAGAGAAGCTTTTAGAAAAGCAGGAGATAAATTACCTTTAAAGACAAAATTTGTTAAGAAACAGTAATATGAAAAGCAAAGAATTGATTTCAAAAGCTAAAGAAGAATTGGTAGGATTAATGAATGACAAGAAAAAGGCAAATGAAGAGTTTCGCTTCAAGGCCGTTTCTGGAGGAATTAAGAATACCAAAGAGTTAAGAGAAAATAAAAAAGATATTGCAAGAATTTTGACTATATTAAATAAGAAATAGTATGCCAAAAAAGGAATTAATAGGAAAAATAGTATCGGATAAAATGCAGAAAACTGTTGTAGTTGAGGTTGAAAGAATTAAAGAACATCCAAAGTATAAGAGAAGATACAAGATTCACAAGAAATATAAGGCTCATACAGAAACAGGAGAATTTAAAACAGGAGATAAAGTTTTAATTAGAGAAACTAAGCCGATGTCAAAGGATAAGAATTGGGAGGTAGTTTCAAAATTAAGTAAATAAAAGAAAATGATACAAGTACAGACATTATTAAAGGTTGCTGATAATTCAGGCGCCAAGATGGCTAAATGTATCCGTGTTTTAGGCGGAACATATAGAAGATACGCATCACTAGGTGATATTATTGTCGTTGCCGTAAAGGATGCTGAACCAAGAAAAGCGGTAAAGAAGCACCAAGTTTTAAAAGCAGTCATTGTTAGAGAAAGAGGTGCGGTAAGAAGAAATAATGGAACATATATCCGTTTTGATGATAATGCTATTGTTATGCTTGAAGGAGCTTCAAAAGAACCTAAGGGAACTAGAATCTTAGGACCAGTAGCTAGAGAAGTAAGAGAAAAAGGATTTGAGAAGATTTCAACAATGACAAAAGATTTAGTTTAAATATATGAAGATAAAAAAGAACGACCAAGTTTTAATAATCGCGGGCAATGACAAAGGCAAGAAAGGAAAGGTTTTAAGATCTATTCCTGTTAAGAATAGAATTGTTGTTGAGGGAATTGCTTTAGTAAAGAAGAATGTCAAACCCAAGAAATCTGGACAAAAAGGACAGATAGTTTCTGCTCCCAGAGCAATCAACGTTTCGAATGTTAAGTTGGTTTGTTCTAAATGCGGAAAAGCAGCCAGAGTTGGTTATGAAATAGTTGAAGGAAAAAAATACCGTGTTTGTAATAAATGCGGAGCGCATATTTAATTAAAAAATTATGGCAATAACAAGCATTAAAGAAAAATACAAGAAGATAGCAGTACCTAAAATGAAGGCAAAGTTTGGATATAAGAATGTTATGGCAATTCCAAAAATAGAGAAGATAGTTATTAATATTGGATTCGGAAGAGTTATTTCTCCTAAGACAAAAGATGAACAGAAGAAGTTTATTGAATATATAAGAACCAATCTTTCCAGTATTTGCGGACAGAGACCAGTTATGACCGTTGCCAGAAAATCAATTTCTACTTTTAAATTAAGAGAAGGAAGCGTTATCGGATCTAAGGTTACTTTGAGAGGAAAGAAAATGAATGATTTCATGGAAAAGTTAGTTAATATTGTTCTTCCTCGTTCCAGAGACTTTTTAGGAATTAATCCTAAGTCAGTTGATGGAGGCGGAAATCTAAATTTGGGAATCAAAGAACATATTGCTTTTCCAGAAATATCTCCAGAAAAATCTCCAATTATTCTTGGAATGGAAGTTACGATTAATACTAACGCAAAAAGCAAAGCAGAAGGATTGGAATTATTTAAATTACTTGACTTTCCATTCAAGAAAAGTTAAAGTCAAAAAGTGTTAAATTATGGCAAAAACATCACAAATAGCAAAATCAGCAAAGACACCAAAATTTTCTTCAAGAGTAGTAAGAAGATGTTTTAAGTGTGGAAGAAAACATGGTTATATCAGAAAGTTTGGTTTGTGCAGAATTTGTTTTAGAGAAATGGCGAATAAAGGAGAGTTGCCGGGAGTAACAAAAAGTAGTTGGTAATTATATATAAAAGAAAATGGACCCAATAGCAGACATGATCAGTTCAATAAATAACGCCTTAGCTGTTAGTAAAAAACAGATAGCTCTTTATCCATACTCAGATTATAAGTATGCGATTCTTGAGGTTTTTAAAAAGGAAGGTCTTATTGAAAATATTGATAAGAAAGGAAGATTGTCAAAGAGAAAGATTATTGTTGATTTTAAATATGATAAAGAAGGAAACCCTGTGATTACAAAGATTAAGAAAATTTCTAAACAAGGGCAAAGAATTTATTCAACCCACAATGAATTGAAACCGGTTAAGTCAGGACACGGAATTTCAATAGTCACAACTTCAAAAGGAATAATGACTAATAAGGAAGCTAGAAAAGCTAAGCTTGGGGGAGAAGTAATTTGTGAAATTTGGTAATATGTCAAGAATAGGAAAAAAAGAAATTTTAATACCAGCAGGAGTTGAAGTAAAAATCAACGGAGTAAATATTGAGGTTAAAGGACCTAAGGGTGTTTTAACAATGAAAGCAGTTCCAGAAATTGCGATTGAAATGAAAGAAAATGCAATTTATTTTACTCCTAAGAAATTAGATTTGAAATCTAATGCTCTTTGGGGTTTAACTAGAACTTTAGTTTCTAATATGATTGACGGAGTTACAAAGGGATTTGAAAAGAGATTAGAGATCAACGGAGTCGGTTTTAAGGCTAGAACCGAAGGAAAGAAATTGGTTTTAGATGTCGGTTTAAGTCATACTGTAGATATTGATGCTCCTGAAGGAATTGAATTTAAAGTTGAAAAGAACGTAATTATTGTTACTGGAATAGACAAAGGATTAGTTGGACAGATTTCAGCCACAATCAGAAAGGTTAAACCACCAGAACCATACAAGGGAAAAGGAATTAAATACACAACAGAAATTATTAAGAGAAAGCTTGGCAAGAAGGCAGCTGCGGGTGCATAATATATTTGAAATACATGTTAGAAAAAAAAGCAAAAAGAATAATAAGACACAAAAGAGTGAGAGCAAAGGCGGATGGTACTGCAACTAAGCCCAGACTTTGTGTTTTCCGTTCAAATCAACACATCTATGCTCAATTGATTGATGACACTACTGGCAAAACTATTTTAGCGGTGTCTGATGTTTCAGTTAAAGGAAAAGAAAAGAAATCTGATTCTTCAAAGAAAATTGGAAATGAAATTGCTAAAAAGGCAGTTGAGAAAAAGATAACTGAAGTAATTTTTGATCGTGGAGGATATAAATATCACGGTCGCGTAAAGGCCTTAGCTGAAGGAGCAAGAGAAGGTGGATTAAAATTCTAATTACATATGAAAAGAGAAAGAAATACAAAATTTGATAAGAAGAATGAAATAAAAGATGAATTTGAATCTAAGCTTTTAGACTTGGCTAGAGTTACTAAGGTAACTGGAGGAGGAAAGACAATGAGATTCAGAGCAGTTATCGTGGCCGGAAACAAAATGGGAAAGGTAGGAATTGGAGCTGCTAAAGGTTTAGATGTTTCTCAAGCTATTGAAAAGGCAACTAGAGTTGCTAAAAAGAATTTAAAAGATATTCCTATATCTGAAGGAACGATTCCTTTTGAAGTTGAG encodes the following:
- the rpsL gene encoding 30S ribosomal protein S12, producing the protein MPTIRQLIKKNRKPLKTKTNTPGLAFGFNPLKNRPKEYDAPFKKGVCLKVFTTTPKKPNSALRKVCRVKLSNGNEVTAYIPGEGHNLQEHSIVMIRGGRVKDLPGVRYHIVRGRFDCSGVEGRKQQRSAYGVKRPVKK
- the rpsG gene encoding 30S ribosomal protein S7; protein product: MATGLKFKKKVIMPDSVYNDIMVAKFINQVMTNGKKTVAEKIVYGAFDLIKNQTKKNPLDVFRLAIQNVSPVLEVKPKRVGGATYQVPMEVKGNRKLSLAMKWMINSAKDKKGKAMKFKLADELIEASENKGNAVRKKENAHKMAEANRAFAHFAW
- the fusA gene encoding elongation factor G, translating into MSRQYPIEKYRNIGIIAHIDAGKTTTSERVLFYTGISHKIGEVHEGAAIMDWMEQERERGITITSAATTCFWSPGDYLKKDKTNEHRINLIDTPGHIDFTAEVQRSLRVLDGAVVVFDGVAGVEAQSETVWRQADRYHVPRVCFINKLDRMGASFEKSLQSIWDKLTINAVAVQYPIGQEEDFSAIIDLMEMKAVKFEGEMGKDVIKFDIPESSLEEAKKWRHKMVEKIVAEDEALMERYLNGEEISVEDLRGALRKATISYKLIPVLIGTSLRNKGVQLVLDAVVYYLPSPLDVPAIKGVDPNDEEIKLERHPKDDEPFSALAFKIATDPFVGTLTYARAYSGHFNKGGYLLNTVSGERERIGRILRMHSNEREEVEEVYAGDIVAFVGLKNTTTGHTLCDESGPIVLEKIVFPEPVISIQVEPKAKADQEKMGASLKKLQEEDPTFRMETNQESGEMVLSGMGELHLEIIVDRLKREFGVETNVGRPQVSYRETIERNADAECKYVKQTGGRGQYGHVKIKLEALERGKGFEFVNEIKGGSIPREYIPAIEKGIKEAMAKGVVAGYPLVDMKVILWDGSFHEVDSSEMAFKIAGSMALQDGAKKAGAHLLEPIMKLEVVVPPDFLGDVIGDVSARRGQIEETEDRPGVKVIYAKVPLSEMFSYTTSLRSLTQGRGTSSMEFDHYEKVPGNIAQEIVEGKRK
- the tuf gene encoding elongation factor Tu, which gives rise to MATEVFTRTKPHLNVGTIGHVDHGKTTLSAAILHCLAMKNGKTAEKSVDQIDSAPEEKARGVTINIAHLEYETDKRHYAHIDCPGHADYIKNMITGAAQMDGAVLVVAATDGPMPQTREHILLAHQVGLPSLVVFLNKCDMVEDAEMIDLVEDEVRQLLKKYNFPGDEIPVIRGSALKALEATSVDDPWVQKVLELVDKLDTYIPEPVRDVAKPFLMAIEDVFSIEGRGTVATGRIERGIVNSNEEIEVVGIRPTQKTTAVSVEMFNKSLSTGQAGDNVGILLRGLKKEDIERGQVLAKPGTITPHTEFTAQIYVLTKEEGGRHTPFFSGYKPQFFIRTADITGDVILAAGTEMVMPGDTVEVTVKLIVPVALEEKQGFAIREGGKTVGAGTITKIIK
- the rpsJ gene encoding 30S ribosomal protein S10, which produces MSAALKKTEKEVTAKLRIKLRAYDHKVIDKSAQQIIEMALRCGVKIAGPIPLPIEINKFTVNRSTFVHKSAREQFEMRIHKRVIDILSPNQKVVESLKSLTLPAGVDTEIKSIM
- the rplC gene encoding 50S ribosomal protein L3 produces the protein MKFILGKKIEMSQVFKEDGTVVPVTLVQTGECGVVQVKTKAKDGYEAIKIGFESLPERKIKKTGTPFRYLKEFEGDVNAYKAGDKILANVFTPGDKIKVSGVSKGKGFQGGVKRWGFSGKLSATHGNKHEHRTLGSTGCSIPARVIKGRKMPGRTGSDRISVKNLEVVKVDMKNSIIAIKGAIPGRRGTLLEIRG
- the rplD gene encoding 50S ribosomal protein L4, with protein sequence MAKKATKIEEVVEIKTVKTDLPKEIFEVPMNSDLVHQVIVSQMGNRRTVVAHAKGRAEVSGGGIKPWKQKGTGRARSGSNTSSIWVGGGVSHGPTKDRNFKRILPKNIKRKALFAALSDKAREGLLVITETLSLKEAKTKEARSLLKNIGIRESCLVVLPKLDKNVILAMRNLPKISTIQAKDLNCLDVVSSKYLLTDKEGISEIKKTFLD
- the rplW gene encoding 50S ribosomal protein L23, translating into MALNIFKKEKGVKAKKETVKKENKEISTTIKSVLQSPCITEKAVNMSNTGNFYVFHVTTDANKVEIKNAIEERYKVNVIQIRTINIPRKKISKGRKIGYRSGYKKAIVKIKEGQKIEIVGQ